In Oceanithermus desulfurans, a single window of DNA contains:
- the meaB gene encoding methylmalonyl Co-A mutase-associated GTPase MeaB produces MDVVRAFHERDRRALARALTWVESGLPEGEELLKAARGQGHARVVGLTGSPGAGKSTLADRLIEAVRARGDTVAVLAVDPSSPFTGGAILGDRIRMMRHHKDEGVFIRSMASRGSLGGLAGATVAALALLEAFGFDWVFLETVGVGQSEVDIARVADTTVLVLTPAAGDAVQAFKAGVMEIADLIVVNKFDLPGGERVVQELKATLEFAPPRPAGWQVPVLTTVAQSGQGTEELLEAVEAHHQHLERHGLLEPHRIERARFEIASVIQALGQESARKSDALVREVAAGRLSPREAAGRLVARALEAPDQGGEA; encoded by the coding sequence ATGGACGTTGTACGCGCCTTTCACGAACGCGACCGGCGCGCCTTGGCGCGGGCGCTGACCTGGGTCGAGTCGGGCCTGCCCGAGGGCGAGGAGCTGCTCAAGGCCGCCCGCGGGCAGGGGCACGCCCGCGTGGTGGGCCTGACCGGCAGTCCCGGCGCCGGCAAGAGCACCCTGGCCGACCGCCTCATCGAGGCCGTGCGCGCCCGCGGCGACACCGTGGCCGTGCTGGCCGTCGACCCCAGCTCGCCCTTCACCGGCGGGGCCATCCTGGGGGACCGCATCCGCATGATGCGCCACCACAAGGACGAGGGGGTCTTCATCCGCTCGATGGCGAGCCGCGGCTCGCTGGGCGGGCTGGCGGGGGCGACGGTGGCGGCGCTGGCGCTCCTGGAGGCCTTCGGCTTCGACTGGGTCTTCCTCGAGACCGTGGGCGTGGGGCAGAGCGAGGTGGACATCGCCCGGGTGGCCGACACCACTGTGCTCGTCCTCACCCCCGCCGCCGGCGACGCGGTGCAGGCCTTCAAGGCCGGGGTGATGGAGATCGCCGACCTGATCGTGGTCAACAAGTTCGACCTGCCCGGGGGCGAGCGCGTGGTGCAGGAGCTGAAGGCCACGCTCGAGTTCGCGCCGCCGCGCCCCGCGGGCTGGCAGGTGCCGGTGCTCACCACCGTGGCCCAGTCGGGCCAGGGTACCGAGGAGCTGCTCGAGGCCGTCGAGGCCCACCACCAGCACCTGGAGCGGCACGGCCTGCTCGAACCCCACCGCATCGAGCGCGCCCGCTTCGAGATCGCCAGCGTCATCCAGGCGCTGGGTCAGGAGAGCGCCCGCAAGAGCGACGCGCTGGTGCGCGAGGTGGCCGCCGGCCGGCTCAGCCCCCGCGAGGCCGCGGGCCGGCTAGTGGCGCGCGCGCTCGAGGCGCCGGACCAGGGCGGCGAGGCCTGA
- a CDS encoding NUDIX hydrolase produces the protein MAEGRAAKTSKRTAQRGPKARLKRKVTSAGGVVFRGCRKPRVLLIMPAKGKRRRWSLPKGRVEPGERYWQTARREVKEETGVNVKVLDPIERVRYYFMAHDDEGVEVNKRVHYFLMRYEGGELRPQVEEVRQVRWFPVEEAERLLAFENERRVFRAALERWRKRCRQATR, from the coding sequence ATGGCCGAGGGGCGTGCAGCGAAAACGAGCAAGCGAACCGCGCAACGGGGACCCAAGGCCAGGCTGAAGCGCAAGGTTACCTCGGCCGGCGGCGTCGTCTTTCGGGGCTGCCGCAAGCCCCGGGTGCTGCTGATCATGCCCGCCAAGGGCAAGCGCCGCCGCTGGAGCCTGCCCAAGGGGCGGGTCGAGCCGGGCGAACGCTACTGGCAGACCGCGCGCCGCGAGGTCAAGGAGGAGACGGGCGTCAACGTCAAGGTGCTCGACCCCATCGAGCGGGTGCGCTACTACTTCATGGCCCACGACGACGAGGGCGTGGAGGTCAACAAGCGGGTGCACTACTTCCTGATGCGCTACGAAGGGGGCGAGCTGCGCCCGCAGGTGGAGGAGGTGCGCCAGGTGCGCTGGTTCCCCGTCGAGGAGGCCGAGCGGCTGCTCGCCTTCGAAAACGAGCGGCGCGTCTTCCGCGCCGCGCTGGAGCGCTGGAGGAAACGATGCCGACAAGCCACCCGCTGA
- a CDS encoding carbohydrate ABC transporter permease, with the protein MEIVVAQHSRLAARRTRTAWFFLLPSLLVLLVVAAYPLWRTFQLSFYQVSILQFPLQPEWVGLENYRYLLADSYWWISLRNTAVFTVVSVAFETVLGLGIALVVNANFTGRGLMRTAMLVPWAIPTVVSAQMWRWMYNDVYGVVNDLLMRAHLIAQPLAWLSDPQLALPGIIAVDVWKTTPFMALLLLAGLQSIPRELYEASTVDGASPWQQFWRITLPLLKPALLVALIFRTLDALRVFDVIYVMTGTNPTTMSMSVYARQQLVDFGALGYGSAVSMGIFLIIALFAAAYLVSLRVELD; encoded by the coding sequence TTGGAGATCGTCGTGGCCCAGCACAGCCGACTCGCCGCCCGGCGCACCCGCACCGCCTGGTTCTTCCTGCTGCCCAGCCTGCTGGTGCTGCTCGTGGTGGCCGCCTACCCCCTGTGGCGGACGTTTCAACTGAGTTTCTATCAAGTCAGCATTCTCCAGTTTCCGCTGCAGCCCGAATGGGTGGGGCTCGAAAACTACCGCTACCTGCTCGCCGACTCCTACTGGTGGATCAGCCTGAGGAACACCGCGGTCTTCACGGTGGTTTCCGTCGCCTTCGAGACCGTCCTGGGCCTGGGCATCGCCCTGGTCGTGAACGCCAACTTTACCGGGCGCGGCCTGATGCGCACGGCCATGCTGGTCCCCTGGGCGATCCCCACCGTGGTCAGCGCCCAGATGTGGCGCTGGATGTACAACGACGTCTACGGCGTCGTCAACGACCTGCTCATGCGCGCTCATCTGATCGCCCAGCCGCTGGCCTGGCTATCGGACCCGCAGCTGGCGCTCCCCGGCATCATCGCCGTGGACGTCTGGAAGACGACGCCGTTCATGGCCCTCCTGCTGCTCGCGGGGCTGCAGTCGATTCCCCGCGAGCTCTACGAGGCCTCGACCGTCGACGGCGCCAGCCCCTGGCAGCAGTTCTGGCGCATCACCCTGCCGCTTCTCAAGCCGGCGCTTTTGGTGGCCCTCATCTTCCGCACCCTCGACGCGCTGCGCGTCTTCGACGTGATCTACGTGATGACCGGTACCAACCCCACCACCATGAGCATGTCGGTCTACGCCCGCCAGCAGCTCGTCGACTTCGGCGCCCTCGGTTACGGCTCGGCCGTATCCATGGGCATCTTCCTGATCATCGCCCTCTTCGCCGCAGCCTACCTGGTGAGCCTGCGGGTGGAGCTCGACTAG
- a CDS encoding PfkB family carbohydrate kinase, with the protein MIAVLGEALVDLLPAGRPGLWRAQAGGSPANVALGLGRLGVPARFYGGLSRDGWGRWIRDRLRAAGVEAAGPFSEDPTPLARVEAGAEDEARYRFYLRGTAFEAVDWPQPEEGVRAVHTGSLAAALAPAADEVWGWLERLEGAFVSFDPNVRPGLTPASFRGVFWERLDRFDLVKLSVADLDWLAAGGDRDAALARLRAAVPWVVLTLGAGGAAGFYETHEVHVPPPRVRVVDTVGAGDAFTAGLLAWAEAAGVVDGAAPDREGLAAALVFACRVAGLTLERPGADPPTRRELDERGGEVCEA; encoded by the coding sequence ATGATCGCGGTTCTGGGCGAAGCGCTGGTGGACCTACTGCCGGCGGGGCGGCCGGGGCTGTGGCGGGCCCAGGCCGGCGGTTCCCCGGCCAACGTGGCCTTGGGTCTGGGGCGGTTGGGCGTTCCGGCCCGCTTTTACGGCGGCCTCTCCCGCGACGGCTGGGGCCGCTGGATCCGTGACCGGCTGCGCGCGGCCGGGGTGGAGGCGGCCGGCCCCTTCAGCGAAGACCCCACGCCGCTGGCCCGCGTGGAGGCGGGGGCGGAGGACGAGGCGCGCTACCGCTTCTACCTGCGGGGTACGGCCTTCGAGGCCGTGGACTGGCCGCAGCCCGAAGAGGGCGTGCGGGCGGTGCACACCGGGTCGCTGGCGGCGGCCCTGGCGCCGGCGGCGGACGAGGTGTGGGGGTGGCTCGAGCGCCTGGAGGGCGCCTTCGTGAGCTTCGACCCCAACGTGCGCCCCGGCCTGACGCCGGCGTCGTTCCGCGGGGTCTTCTGGGAGCGGCTGGACCGCTTCGACCTGGTCAAGCTGAGCGTCGCCGACCTGGACTGGCTGGCGGCGGGCGGGGACCGGGACGCCGCCTTGGCGCGGCTGCGTGCGGCGGTGCCCTGGGTGGTGCTCACCCTGGGCGCCGGCGGTGCGGCGGGGTTTTACGAAACCCACGAGGTGCACGTGCCGCCCCCGCGGGTGCGGGTGGTCGACACGGTCGGCGCCGGCGACGCCTTCACCGCGGGCCTCCTCGCCTGGGCGGAGGCCGCCGGGGTCGTGGACGGTGCGGCGCCGGACCGGGAGGGGCTCGCCGCGGCGCTGGTCTTCGCCTGCCGGGTGGCGGGGCTGACGCTCGAGCGCCCCGGGGCCGACCCGCCGACGCGGAGGGAGCTGGACGAAAGAGGGGGCGAGGTATGCGAAGCGTAA
- a CDS encoding RidA family protein: protein MQRVQTERAPAAIGPYSQAVRSGGMVFVSGQIPLTPAGELVDGGIEAQTEQALRNLAAVLEAAGSSLDRVVQVSAFLADMNDFARFNEVYARHFREPYPARAVVEVARLPRDVRVEVACIAEGGEQ from the coding sequence ATGCAGCGCGTACAAACCGAACGGGCCCCCGCGGCCATCGGGCCGTACAGCCAGGCCGTGAGGTCGGGCGGCATGGTCTTCGTCTCCGGACAGATCCCCCTGACCCCCGCCGGCGAGCTGGTGGACGGCGGCATCGAGGCCCAGACCGAACAGGCGCTCCGCAACCTGGCGGCGGTGCTGGAGGCCGCCGGAAGCAGCCTGGACCGCGTCGTCCAGGTCAGCGCCTTTCTGGCCGACATGAACGACTTCGCCCGTTTCAACGAGGTCTACGCCCGGCACTTCCGCGAACCCTATCCGGCGCGCGCCGTCGTCGAGGTGGCCCGCCTGCCGCGCGACGTCCGGGTCGAAGTGGCCTGCATCGCCGAAGGAGGAGAACAGTGA
- a CDS encoding nicotinate phosphoribosyltransferase, producing the protein MPTSHPLTIDLYELTMADSYLRRGRNEPAVFDLFVRPPVPGRRFLVAAGVEAALDYLERLRFGEEDLAYLRSLGVFSEAFLDYLAGFRFTGEVWAVREGELVFPGEPILYVRAPRIEAQIVETYLLNVVNFHTLIASKAARVRLAAGFDASVVDFSPRRDHGPEAALGVAYASYLAGLDGTSNVEAGRLLGLPVVGTMAHAYVMSFPSELEAFRAFAADHPAPVLLIDTYDTLEGARRALEVARELRAEGRALAGVRIDSGDLPTLTRRVRRIFDEAGFPEVKILISGDLDEYRIQAFLAAGGVADGYGVGTRLGTSYDLPALGGVYKLVEDAAGPQLKKSPGKRTWPGRKQVWRRWGEDAVRDVLGLAGEQAAGEPLLAPRMREGRRLAAPEPLAAVRERVRGWLARLPEDLRVIAADPKPDYPVEISSGLAALVRRLERARH; encoded by the coding sequence ATGCCGACAAGCCACCCGCTGACGATCGACCTCTACGAGCTCACCATGGCCGACTCCTACCTGCGCCGCGGGAGGAACGAACCGGCCGTCTTCGACCTCTTCGTGCGTCCGCCGGTGCCGGGTCGCCGCTTCCTGGTCGCCGCCGGCGTGGAGGCCGCGCTCGACTACCTGGAGCGGCTTCGCTTCGGCGAGGAGGACCTCGCCTACCTGCGCTCGCTGGGCGTCTTCTCCGAGGCCTTCCTGGACTACCTGGCGGGGTTCCGCTTCACCGGGGAGGTCTGGGCGGTGCGCGAGGGCGAGCTGGTCTTCCCCGGGGAGCCGATCCTCTACGTGCGCGCCCCCCGCATCGAGGCGCAGATCGTCGAGACCTACCTGCTCAACGTGGTCAACTTCCACACCCTGATCGCCTCCAAGGCGGCGCGGGTGCGGCTGGCCGCCGGGTTCGACGCCAGCGTGGTCGACTTCAGCCCCCGCCGCGACCACGGCCCCGAGGCCGCGCTGGGGGTGGCCTACGCCAGCTACCTGGCGGGCCTGGACGGCACCTCGAACGTTGAGGCGGGCCGGCTCCTTGGCCTGCCGGTGGTGGGCACGATGGCCCACGCCTACGTGATGAGCTTTCCCAGCGAACTCGAGGCCTTCCGCGCCTTCGCCGCCGACCACCCGGCGCCGGTGCTGCTCATCGACACCTACGACACCCTCGAAGGCGCCCGGCGGGCGCTGGAGGTGGCGCGCGAGCTGCGGGCGGAGGGGCGGGCCCTCGCCGGGGTGCGCATCGACTCGGGCGACCTGCCCACGCTCACCCGCAGGGTGCGCCGCATCTTCGACGAGGCCGGTTTCCCCGAGGTCAAGATCCTGATCTCGGGCGACCTCGACGAGTACCGCATTCAGGCCTTCCTGGCCGCGGGGGGCGTGGCCGACGGCTACGGGGTGGGCACGCGCCTGGGCACCAGCTACGACCTGCCCGCGCTGGGCGGCGTCTACAAGCTGGTGGAGGACGCGGCCGGCCCCCAGCTGAAGAAGAGCCCCGGCAAGCGCACCTGGCCGGGACGGAAGCAGGTCTGGCGGCGGTGGGGTGAGGACGCCGTACGGGACGTGCTGGGGCTCGCGGGCGAGCAGGCTGCGGGCGAACCGCTGCTCGCGCCGCGCATGCGGGAGGGGCGGCGGCTGGCCGCGCCCGAGCCGCTCGCCGCGGTGCGCGAACGCGTGCGCGGCTGGCTTGCGCGGCTTCCCGAGGACCTGCGGGTGATCGCCGCGGACCCCAAGCCCGACTACCCCGTCGAGATCAGTTCAGGCCTCGCCGCCCTGGTCCGGCGCCTCGAGCGCGCGCGCCACTAG
- a CDS encoding carbohydrate ABC transporter permease codes for MRLRHRIGRVLFYLLLAVILVYLIFPFYWAVVSSLKSPQELFATPVLYWPEHPRWQNYVDVFTQQPFGRNLLNSTIVAGLTTLLSLFVGSTAAYALGRFRFLGKHTVFYAILSVSMFPQISVLGGMFVLIRSLGLYNTWWALVLAYMIFTLPFTIWVLTSFIREIPRELEEAAYVDGASPMQVLRIVLLPLMAPGLVTAGLLAFIQAWNEFLFALTFTIDNSARTVPVAIALFSGASQYELPWAQIMAASVIVTVPLIVLVLVFQQRLVSGLTAGAVKG; via the coding sequence ATGCGCCTGCGCCACAGGATCGGACGCGTGCTCTTTTACCTGCTGCTGGCGGTCATTCTCGTCTACCTGATCTTCCCCTTCTACTGGGCGGTGGTCAGCTCGCTCAAGAGCCCGCAGGAGCTGTTCGCGACCCCGGTGCTCTACTGGCCCGAGCATCCACGCTGGCAGAACTACGTCGACGTCTTCACCCAGCAGCCTTTCGGCCGCAACCTGCTCAACTCCACCATCGTGGCCGGCCTGACCACGCTCCTCTCGCTCTTCGTCGGCTCCACCGCGGCCTACGCCCTGGGGCGTTTTCGCTTTCTGGGCAAGCACACCGTCTTCTACGCCATCCTTTCGGTTTCGATGTTTCCCCAGATCAGCGTCCTGGGCGGGATGTTCGTGCTGATTCGCAGCCTGGGGTTGTACAACACCTGGTGGGCGCTCGTCCTGGCCTACATGATCTTCACCCTGCCCTTCACCATCTGGGTGCTGACCAGCTTCATCCGCGAGATTCCCCGCGAGCTGGAGGAGGCCGCCTACGTCGACGGCGCCAGCCCGATGCAGGTCCTGCGCATCGTGCTGCTGCCGCTGATGGCGCCGGGGCTGGTGACCGCGGGGCTTTTGGCCTTCATTCAGGCGTGGAACGAATTCCTCTTCGCCCTCACCTTCACCATCGACAACTCCGCCCGCACCGTGCCGGTCGCCATCGCCCTCTTCAGCGGCGCCAGCCAGTACGAGCTGCCCTGGGCGCAGATCATGGCGGCCTCGGTGATCGTGACCGTGCCGCTGATCGTGCTGGTGCTCGTCTTCCAGCAGCGGCTGGTTTCGGGCCTGACGGCGGGGGCGGTCAAGGGATGA
- a CDS encoding universal stress protein: MKILHPTDFSEASMKALEVVRQLKEPLGAELILLHTLEPTPQMPIYGDYWTERLGEVMKQAQHEALEEARKHLQTLDPDAEHHLEVGHPLRVILKYAKEKDVDLIAMGTHGADTLLERILGSITERVIEVSGKPVVATRAGIEVRPFKHFLVSTALADPSRRALEFAKKIADAVGARITLMHSVEPIAEPPIPIHMPDPRYIEERQALIEQLAKQLHEFASPYGARPLLKEAKPVEAICQVVAEEDVDAVFIGKSRQSRFMGSVTREVLERAQVPVFVHP; the protein is encoded by the coding sequence GTGAAGATCCTGCACCCCACCGATTTTTCCGAAGCGTCCATGAAGGCCCTCGAGGTGGTGCGCCAGCTTAAGGAGCCGCTCGGCGCGGAGCTGATTTTGCTCCACACCCTCGAACCCACGCCGCAGATGCCCATCTACGGCGACTACTGGACCGAGCGCCTGGGCGAGGTGATGAAGCAGGCGCAGCACGAGGCGCTGGAAGAGGCCCGCAAGCACCTGCAGACCCTCGACCCCGACGCCGAGCACCACCTCGAGGTGGGGCATCCGCTGCGGGTCATCCTCAAGTACGCCAAGGAAAAGGACGTGGACCTGATCGCCATGGGCACCCACGGCGCCGATACCCTGCTCGAACGCATCCTCGGCTCGATCACCGAACGCGTCATCGAGGTGTCGGGCAAGCCGGTGGTGGCCACCCGCGCGGGCATCGAGGTCCGGCCCTTCAAGCACTTCCTGGTCAGCACCGCGCTGGCCGACCCCTCGCGGCGGGCGCTCGAGTTCGCCAAGAAGATCGCCGACGCCGTGGGCGCGCGCATCACCCTGATGCACTCGGTCGAGCCCATCGCCGAGCCGCCGATTCCCATCCACATGCCCGACCCCCGCTACATCGAGGAGCGGCAGGCGCTGATCGAACAGCTCGCCAAGCAGCTGCACGAGTTCGCCTCGCCCTACGGGGCGCGGCCGCTATTGAAGGAGGCCAAGCCGGTCGAGGCCATCTGCCAGGTCGTGGCCGAGGAGGACGTCGACGCCGTCTTCATCGGCAAGAGCCGGCAGAGCCGTTTCATGGGCTCGGTCACCCGCGAGGTCCTCGAGCGCGCGCAGGTGCCCGTCTTCGTGCATCCGTAG
- a CDS encoding ABC transporter substrate-binding protein has translation MKTLRYVAVALLAVAIGSATSAQGVTLRISCGAVGQELELCTEGTQAWAQKTGNKVEVVSTPNSTTDRLALYQQQLAAGSSDIDVYQIDVIWPGILSDFFVDLNDYVSPDLVAKFFPRIVAANTVDGRLVALPWFTDAGLLYYRTDLLAKYGYSAPPTTWDELEQMAAKIQAGERKAGNGSFWGFVFQGKAYEGLTCDALEWVFSYGGGTIVDKDGNITINNPNAIKAIDTAARWVGKIAPPGVTSYQEEEARGVWQAGNAAFMRNWPYAYSLGNSADSPIKGKFDVTVLPKGGPNGQHAATLGGWQLAVSRFSKHPKEAVDLIVYLTGYAEQKRRAIKGSFLPTRPALYKDADVLAANPFMGKLYDVFVNAVPRPSAQTKQKYNQVSSAFWTAVHNVLVGQTDATTSLRMLEQQLKRIKGKGW, from the coding sequence ATGAAAACCCTGAGGTACGTTGCGGTTGCGTTGTTGGCGGTAGCGATTGGAAGCGCTACCAGCGCGCAGGGCGTCACCCTGCGCATCTCGTGCGGGGCCGTCGGTCAGGAGCTGGAGCTCTGCACCGAGGGCACCCAGGCCTGGGCCCAGAAGACCGGCAACAAGGTCGAGGTGGTTTCCACCCCCAACTCGACCACCGATCGCCTGGCCCTCTATCAGCAGCAGCTGGCCGCGGGGTCGTCCGACATCGACGTCTACCAGATCGACGTCATCTGGCCCGGCATCCTCTCCGACTTCTTCGTCGACCTCAACGACTACGTCTCGCCCGATCTGGTGGCCAAGTTCTTCCCGCGCATCGTCGCGGCCAACACCGTGGACGGTCGGCTGGTGGCCCTGCCCTGGTTCACCGACGCGGGGCTGCTCTACTACCGCACCGACCTGCTCGCGAAGTACGGCTACTCCGCGCCGCCCACCACCTGGGACGAGCTGGAGCAGATGGCCGCCAAGATCCAGGCCGGCGAGCGCAAAGCCGGTAACGGCAGCTTCTGGGGCTTCGTCTTCCAGGGTAAGGCCTACGAGGGGCTGACCTGCGACGCGCTCGAGTGGGTCTTCTCCTACGGCGGCGGCACCATCGTCGACAAGGACGGCAACATCACCATCAACAACCCGAACGCGATCAAGGCCATCGACACCGCGGCCCGCTGGGTGGGCAAGATCGCGCCTCCGGGCGTGACCAGCTACCAGGAAGAAGAGGCCCGCGGCGTCTGGCAGGCGGGCAACGCCGCCTTCATGCGCAACTGGCCCTACGCCTACTCGCTGGGCAACAGCGCCGACAGCCCCATCAAGGGCAAGTTCGACGTCACCGTGCTGCCCAAGGGCGGTCCGAACGGCCAGCACGCGGCCACGCTGGGCGGCTGGCAGCTGGCCGTCTCGCGCTTCAGCAAGCACCCCAAGGAGGCCGTGGACCTGATCGTCTACCTGACCGGCTACGCCGAGCAGAAACGCCGCGCCATCAAGGGCAGCTTCCTGCCCACCCGCCCCGCGCTTTACAAGGACGCCGACGTGCTTGCGGCCAACCCCTTCATGGGCAAGCTCTACGACGTCTTCGTGAACGCGGTGCCGCGCCCCAGCGCTCAGACCAAGCAGAAGTACAACCAGGTCTCGAGCGCCTTCTGGACCGCGGTACACAACGTGCTCGTCGGGCAGACCGACGCGACCACCTCGCTGAGGATGCTCGAACAGCAGCTCAAACGCATCAAAGGCAAGGGTTGGTAG
- a CDS encoding PP2C family protein-serine/threonine phosphatase, translated as MSGPSEAPAVEASALTHPGRKRTTNQDAVGQKLTDRGGVFVVADGMGGHRTGELASKLAVKNILEVIEEDTPSPTLLLEAFEEANDAIYMAGQRPESRGMGTTATALALDLPYALIAHVGDSRAYLLRDGVLTQLTQDHSWVAERLRQGLLTPTEARNHRWRNVITNALGSFPEARVDLIGLKVQPGDRFLICSDGLSGVLEDAVLQEVLESMPPDAAAERLVKLANEWGGPDNISVVAVVVHRIPEDRAPPPWALPLEGGEPVVLAMGQEDESVHTQVIEPGRPRSFWHRWRDLIFLIVYVALLLFVLLFNNR; from the coding sequence ATGTCCGGCCCCTCCGAAGCGCCCGCGGTCGAGGCTTCCGCGCTGACCCATCCGGGGCGAAAACGCACCACCAACCAGGATGCGGTGGGCCAGAAGCTGACCGATCGCGGAGGGGTCTTCGTCGTGGCCGACGGCATGGGCGGGCACCGGACGGGCGAGCTGGCCTCCAAGCTGGCGGTCAAGAACATCCTCGAGGTCATCGAGGAGGACACCCCCTCCCCCACCCTGTTGCTCGAAGCCTTCGAGGAGGCCAACGACGCGATCTACATGGCGGGCCAGCGCCCCGAGTCGCGCGGCATGGGCACCACGGCCACCGCGCTGGCGCTGGACCTGCCCTACGCCCTCATCGCCCACGTGGGGGACTCGCGGGCCTACCTGCTGCGCGACGGGGTGCTCACCCAGCTGACCCAGGACCACTCCTGGGTGGCCGAGCGGCTGCGCCAGGGGCTGCTCACCCCCACCGAGGCGCGCAACCACCGCTGGCGCAACGTGATCACCAACGCGCTGGGATCGTTTCCCGAGGCGCGGGTGGACCTGATCGGCCTCAAGGTGCAGCCCGGCGACCGTTTCCTGATCTGCAGCGACGGGCTCTCGGGCGTGCTCGAGGACGCGGTGCTCCAGGAGGTGCTCGAGTCCATGCCCCCCGACGCCGCCGCCGAGCGGCTGGTCAAGCTGGCCAACGAGTGGGGCGGACCCGACAACATCTCGGTCGTCGCCGTCGTCGTGCACCGCATCCCCGAAGACCGCGCGCCGCCGCCCTGGGCGCTGCCGCTCGAAGGGGGCGAGCCCGTCGTGCTCGCCATGGGGCAGGAAGACGAAAGCGTACACACCCAGGTGATCGAGCCCGGCCGGCCGCGCAGCTTCTGGCACCGGTGGCGCGACCTCATCTTCCTGATCGTCTATGTGGCGCTGTTGCTCTTCGTTCTGCTGTTTAATAACAGGTAG